Part of the Prochlorococcus sp. MIT 0603 genome is shown below.
TTAAAGGGAGCAATATCTATACCTGCTCCTTTTAATTCATGATTTATTGATGAACGTTGAAAATCTCCAATATTACAAAGTAGGAGATCTTGGTTTGGAGTCAATCTAATTTCAAGTTGATATTTTTCAATTAGATGTCTAATTGTTTTCTTTAATGTTCCTGATAAACGACCTGAGTTTAGATGAATACCTAGAAACCAAAGCTGTTTGTTTTGTCTATTCCAGCCAAGGTAGTCTTTAAGCTTGGCTGGTGGCTCTTCTACAAGGTCATGTACACCTTTAAGGAAATATTTGGTAAAGAGTTTTTCTTTAAACCAATCAATTCCTTTGTTGTGAAGAAGATATTTCATGCGTGAATTCTTCCTTAACTTCCTGTTCCCATAATCTCTTTGTAGGGCAAGAATTGATTGGACTAATGGTAAAACATCTTTTCCTTCTATATAGCCAAGTGGATCAGCAATTCTTGCAAAGGTCGTATCGCTATTATGCATTCGTCCCATGCCCCCACCTACGTAGACATTGCACCCTTTTAATGTCCCATTGCTTTTCGTGAAGGCTACTAGGCCAATATCATGAGTCAAGAGATCTACTGAGTTATCGCCAGGGATGGTGACGGCACATTTGAACTTTCTAGGAAGATATGTTTCTCCGTATAAAGGCTCTTTTGACTGTCCACTGAATATGCCCTTGGACATTTGGTGTTTTCTTATTTCATTGACCTTTCTAGAATGTGAAATCTTGTAAGAAAGATCTCCATCTGCCCAAAGTTCCAGATAAGTGTTTTCGGCTGCTACAGGGGTTAGTAAGTTGGCAATTTCATTAGCTAATTTACGGGCAGTAGGATATCCATCATGTTCAAAGGGTGCGGCTGGTGCCATTACATTTCTATTTATGTCTCCACATGCAGCCAGTGTTGACCCCATGGATTTGATAATTGTATTTATTACTTCTTTTAGATTCTCTTTGCGAATGCCATGCATCTGAAAGGCTTGCCTTGTTGTAGCTCTAAGCGTTTGGTTCCCAAGACGCTCTGATAAGTTATCAAGGGCAATAAATAAGGGTGCTTGTATATATCCAGCTGGGCTTCTAAGTCGAAGCATCATTTGCCAATCTTTATCTGAGCCTTTGATTCTGTTTTCACGATTATCTTGTTGGTAGCTACCATGAAATTTCAGGAGTTGAACGGCATCATTTGAAAAGTGTGTTGATTCATTCTTTAGTTCTGAAAAAAGAGGTTCTCTAAGAAAATTGCTATCAGCTTTGAATTGTTCGAATTTGGAACGATCTTGTCCATTGGCAATGCAAGGAGACAGCTCAGTCTCCTTGCTCTCACAGTTTTTTGTACGTTCAGATGTCACGAATTGGCTTTTTTATAAGCTGTATCCAAGTTAATGATACTTTTTAATTGTATTTTCAATAAAGTGTTGTTGATCATCTTTTATTTTTGTGTCTAAGTTCTTACTTGAGATTGGTACTGAGGAGCTTCCTGCTGATTTTGCTAGATTAGTTGTTTCTCAGTTGGAAGAATTAATCTTAAGAGATCTTCAGCAGAATAGACTTGGGTTTAAATCAATTACGTGCTCTAGTACTCCTAGGAGAATTGCCGTAAATATAGACGATTTGGCTAATTGTTCAGATGATTTTGTAGAAGAACGTAAAGGCCCTCCTGCATCAAAAGCTTTTGAAAAAGGCTGCCCTACTGATGCTGCTAAAGGCTTTGCAAAGCGTTATGGGTTGTCTTTGGATGACTTGAAAACAAGGGAGACGCCAAAAGGTGAATTTGTTTTTGGGAACATCCTTAAGAAAGGAGAGCAAGCTGTTGATTTGATGGTTGAACTGATTCCTAAATGGATTAATTGTCTACAGGGAAGACGCTTTATGCGTTGGGGAGTTGGTGATATGAGATTTTCTCGTCCAGTGAGATGGATAGTTGCTCTTATTGATGACAAGGTATTAGATCTAATCATTACTGATGCAGATCCTCAAATCCGTAGTGGACGTTTAAGTAGGGGGCATAGACTTTATGAAAAAGAGATTTCTATTTCTTCTGCCACTTCATATGAGGGAACTCTTCGTAAAGCTGGAGTAATAGTTAATCGAAATGAAAGACATAATTTGATTCAAGACTTGGTAGAGAACTCCTGTGATGAGCTCAGTGCTCGAGCTGGTTTAACAAGTAAATTATTGGATGAGCTTACAGATTTAGTTGAGTTCCCATCTTTAATTATTGGACAATTTGACCAATCTTTTCTAGAGCTTCCTGCTGAAGTGCTTAGTACAGTGATGCAGGTTCATCAGCGATACATACCACTTTTTATTAGTAACCCGTTGATAGACCCACTTGCGTTAGATGCTAAGGGGATTTTGACCTCAAATTTTATTTGTGTAAGTAATAGTTTGCCAGACTCAAAGATACTTGTTAGGGATGGTAATGAAAGAGTGTTAAGGGCTAGATTTTCAGATGCAGAGTTCTTTATAAATATCGATCGATCTATTTCTAGTATTAGTCGAATAGATAAATTGAAGAAAGTAACTTTTGCAGATGGATTAGGCTCATTGTTTAATCGGGTGCAAAGAATCCAATGGCTTGCACAAATCTTTATTGATAATTTAGGAGAACAACTATCAGAGCAAGAATCCAGTGACTTAAAAAGAGCTGCTCATTTATGTAAGCATGATTTAGTTAGTCAGATGGTTGGTGAGTTTCCTGAATTACAAGGAATAATTGGAGCAAAATACCTTCTTGCTGAAGGAGAATCAAGAGATGTTAGCTTAGCTGTTCTTGAACAATATTTACCACGTGGATCTGGGAGTCAATTGCCTACATCATTCGCAGGATCAGCACTTTCGTTAATAGACAGATTTGAATTGTTGTTAAGTATATTTTTAAAAGGGGAAAGACCAAGTGGATCCTCAGATCCATATGCCTTGCGAAGATCTGCAAATGGCCTTCTCCAAATTATTTGGAAACAAGACTGGGATATAAGTTTATGTAATCTGCTTGAATGTTCAATAGATCATTGGCTAAAGCTTTTCCCTGAGATTAAGGTATCTGCTAAGGCCTTGCTTAATGATTTATTTGATTTCTTTCATCAGAGAATTATTAGTCTTCTTGAAGAGTCAGGTGTTGATATTGATATTGTCCATGCCGTGGCAGGAGAGTCGATATCTAAAGAACGCTTGCTTAACGACCCGACAGATGTTCTTAGAAGGGTAACCTTGTTGGAGGAAATGAGAGAGAATAAAATGCTTTCTGCCGTTCAATACGTAGTTAATCGAGCATCAAAACTTGCTGAAAAATCTACATTGGAATCTTCTCTTGTCAGTGCTTCAGAAGTTGTAAACCCTGACTTGTTTGAAAAGGAAAGCGAAAGAGCAATGTTGAATGTTGTTAATTCTCTTGAACCTATTGCTAAAAGTACTTCTATTGATAGGTACAAAAAATTGGCGGATGGGTTGGCTTCTGGCTCAGAAACTTTGTCAGAATTCTTTGATGGTGATCAGAGCGTTATGGTAATGGCGGCAGATGAAAGTGTACGAACTAATAGATTGAATTTATTATGTGTTTTAACTAATCAAGCTAAATTAATCGCGGATTTTGATCAGATCACGCATTAACTATTAAAAAATAACTTTCTTAACTGAACTTACTTTGATTTTTTAGCACCTACTTTGATTCCTCCTTTTATAGTGCTGATCTCAAGCATTTTGTTGACTTCTTTTTCGTCCCTAACTGTGCTAGGAACAGGTTTATAGGTCTTTGGAGCAAGGGCTCTCCCTCTTAAAACAGAGCCTAGAGTCATAAATGTAAGTTTTAACTGTTGTAAGGGTTTCATCGCTACGACAGTTTTATATAAATAGCTATCAAAAGTGAGACGTTGAACATCAAGGTCATCGCACATTTCGACAAATGCTTCTCTAGCCCCATCATTTGAATAAAAGATGTTTTGCAGGATTTCAAGAACCTTATAGGTTGCACCATATTTTTTATCCCATTTTTTTATATATTTCTTCAGGTCGTCTTCAGAGGGGATCTTGTTTCCTCCTTGACTGGCTTCTACTATCTCTTCTGCGCACATTCGGCCACTTTTAGCTGCGAAATAGATGCCTTCCCCAGAGCTTTTTGTAACATATCCTGCTGCATCACCCACTAACGCCATTCTCCCTACAACACGCCTAGGCCTTGGATGTTCTGGGATCGGGTGTGCCTCTACTTTTATAACCTCACCATTGACTAACCTTTTTTTTGCTCTTTCTCTTACACCTTCTTGTAGGTCTTTTATCAGAGATTGGTTTTTTTGCATTGTCCCTGTTCCTACTGCTACGTGATCATATTTAGGGAAGACCCATCCATAAAAGTCAGGGGAGACATCGGTTCCAACATACATTTCAGCTAAATCCTCGTAATAGCCCATCTCTTTTTCAGGTAGCTTGATTCTTTCTTGGAACGCTATAGCTACGTTATAGTCTCCTGCATCCATTGCTTTTGCTACTCGGCTATTTGCGCCATCTGCACCAATAATTAGATCAACTTCTAAAGTTTTGGGTTCTCCTTTAGATCCCCCATTAGAGTAATCAGAGTAACTTAAAGTATAAGGCCCTTGACGTTGAGAGCCGGTTTCTATTTTTGTAACCAGTCCGTTTACTAAGTTTGCCCCTAACTCAGCAGCTCTATCCCTCATAAAAGCATCCATTACTTCCCTTCTACACATACCTATGTATTCGTTGTCAGTTTCTCCATAAACCTTGTCAAGGCTTATATCAACTTCTCTGTTGGAGGGGGAAATCATACGCATATTCCTAACTTTGCGATCAATTATGGAATCAGGAAGATCAAATTCAGAAACCATACATAAGGGTATTGCTCCCCCACATGGTTTTGCATTATCAAGCTTCCTTTCAAAAATCCATGTTTTAATTCCTGCTTTTGCAAGGATTTCAGCTGCGCAGGAACCACTTGGCCCTCCACCGATTACAGCAACACGCAACATTTTTAGATGAAATCTTAATAGTCTTATTTTAAAACCTACATCAATAAGATTTACTGTATGAACTAGTTGACTAAGACCGTTACGATCGAAATAGTAAATTAATTTGTTTTTGTGCGGAGAGAAGAACGATCTCAAATTAATAATGTTGGTGAGATCCCACTTGCAAGAAGGTTTAAGCCGGTTAGAGGACTCTCTTCCACAAGGTTTAGATATCTTTTAGTCGCTCTGGTTTTTGTGACTCTAACTTCAGTTTTTATTACTATTCGCTCTAAATCTCTTCAGAAATTATCTATTTCTGTGCGGCAAAATCAACTCAATTCCTTGATTTCTGAAGACGGACTTTTGTTAGGACATTTCCCATATGCTGAAGCGCCTAAAAGCGATCTCATTTCAGTCTATCCAGGCTTAGAAGTTCATTATGATACTTTTGAAGCCTTGAAGAAAATGCGTGCTGCTGCTGCTGCTGATGGAATTAGCTTGGTTTTTTTAAGTGGGTTTCGTTCTTTAGACCTTCAAGGACAGATTTTTTATGAAAATAAATCCATTAGAAATCAAATTGCTATTGAGCGGGCAAAGGTTTCTGCACCACCGGGATATTCTGAACACAGTACAGGTTATGCAATTGATTTAGGTGATGGAACTATGAGAGGAACCGATTTTGAAGTTACGTTTGAAGATACACCTGCTTTTAAATGGTTGAAAAAATATGCAGCTAAATACCATTTTGTTCTTTCATTTCCTAAGGGTAATTCACAAGGTGTGAGCTACGAGCCTTGGCATTGGAGATTTGAAGGCACAGTTGATGCTTTAAGGGAATTTGAACCTGCTAATAACAGGCAGCGCATGGAAAGAAACTCAAGAAGTTATTAGCTTTTTTGCATAAAGGTGCACATTTTGGGATATTCTTCAATTTCTATGCTTTAAGGTATTTCTTCTTCTTAGAGCTGTTTTTTCATGATTTCTAATCAACAAGCTCTTAGGAATATTGCAATCGTTGCACATGTTGACCATGGAAAAACAACGCTTGTAGATGCTCTTCTTGGTCAATCAGGCATATTTAGAGAAAATGAAGAGGTTCCAACATGTGTAATGGATTCAAATGACTTGGAACGAGAAAGAGGAATTACGATACTTTCTAAAAACACAGCAGTTATTTACAACGATACAAGGATAAATATTGTTGACACCCCAGGGCATGCTGATTTTGGTGGGGAAGTTGAAAGAGTCTTAGGGATGGTGGATGGCTGTTTGTTAATTGTAGATGCTAATGAAGGACCTATGCCTCAAACTAGATTTGTTTTGAAAAAGGCTCTTGAGCAAGGGCTTAGGCCAATAGTATTTGTTAATAAAATCGACAGAGCAAGGGTTGACCCAGAAACTGCTGTAGATAAAGTTTTAGATCTCTTTATTGAACTAGGCGCTGACGATGATCAATGCGACTTTCCTTATTTGTTTGGTAGTGGGATAGGTGGTTATGCGAAACCAGATATGTCAACTCAGAGTGAAAATATGAAACCTCTTTTTGATGCCATTCTTCGCCATGTACCCCCTCCTATTGGCGATGAAACTAAGCCTTTGCAATTACAAATTACTTCGCTAGATTACTCTGATTTTCTTGGAAGAATT
Proteins encoded:
- a CDS encoding NADPH-dependent assimilatory sulfite reductase hemoprotein subunit, with translation MTSERTKNCESKETELSPCIANGQDRSKFEQFKADSNFLREPLFSELKNESTHFSNDAVQLLKFHGSYQQDNRENRIKGSDKDWQMMLRLRSPAGYIQAPLFIALDNLSERLGNQTLRATTRQAFQMHGIRKENLKEVINTIIKSMGSTLAACGDINRNVMAPAAPFEHDGYPTARKLANEIANLLTPVAAENTYLELWADGDLSYKISHSRKVNEIRKHQMSKGIFSGQSKEPLYGETYLPRKFKCAVTIPGDNSVDLLTHDIGLVAFTKSNGTLKGCNVYVGGGMGRMHNSDTTFARIADPLGYIEGKDVLPLVQSILALQRDYGNRKLRKNSRMKYLLHNKGIDWFKEKLFTKYFLKGVHDLVEEPPAKLKDYLGWNRQNKQLWFLGIHLNSGRLSGTLKKTIRHLIEKYQLEIRLTPNQDLLLCNIGDFQRSSINHELKGAGIDIAPFKESIKRQAIACPALPLCGLAITEAERFLPKIIKRIESQLKGLGINRSILLRMTGCPNGCARPYMAELALVGSGINQYQLWLGGSPDLKRLARPYLQKMHLDNLESTLNPLFVNWKQFGVSKSFGDYISSMDSKTIMQLLNHGSTAP
- the glyS gene encoding glycine--tRNA ligase subunit beta, with the translated sequence MSKFLLEIGTEELPADFARLVVSQLEELILRDLQQNRLGFKSITCSSTPRRIAVNIDDLANCSDDFVEERKGPPASKAFEKGCPTDAAKGFAKRYGLSLDDLKTRETPKGEFVFGNILKKGEQAVDLMVELIPKWINCLQGRRFMRWGVGDMRFSRPVRWIVALIDDKVLDLIITDADPQIRSGRLSRGHRLYEKEISISSATSYEGTLRKAGVIVNRNERHNLIQDLVENSCDELSARAGLTSKLLDELTDLVEFPSLIIGQFDQSFLELPAEVLSTVMQVHQRYIPLFISNPLIDPLALDAKGILTSNFICVSNSLPDSKILVRDGNERVLRARFSDAEFFINIDRSISSISRIDKLKKVTFADGLGSLFNRVQRIQWLAQIFIDNLGEQLSEQESSDLKRAAHLCKHDLVSQMVGEFPELQGIIGAKYLLAEGESRDVSLAVLEQYLPRGSGSQLPTSFAGSALSLIDRFELLLSIFLKGERPSGSSDPYALRRSANGLLQIIWKQDWDISLCNLLECSIDHWLKLFPEIKVSAKALLNDLFDFFHQRIISLLEESGVDIDIVHAVAGESISKERLLNDPTDVLRRVTLLEEMRENKMLSAVQYVVNRASKLAEKSTLESSLVSASEVVNPDLFEKESERAMLNVVNSLEPIAKSTSIDRYKKLADGLASGSETLSEFFDGDQSVMVMAADESVRTNRLNLLCVLTNQAKLIADFDQITH
- the chlP gene encoding geranylgeranyl reductase, producing the protein MLRVAVIGGGPSGSCAAEILAKAGIKTWIFERKLDNAKPCGGAIPLCMVSEFDLPDSIIDRKVRNMRMISPSNREVDISLDKVYGETDNEYIGMCRREVMDAFMRDRAAELGANLVNGLVTKIETGSQRQGPYTLSYSDYSNGGSKGEPKTLEVDLIIGADGANSRVAKAMDAGDYNVAIAFQERIKLPEKEMGYYEDLAEMYVGTDVSPDFYGWVFPKYDHVAVGTGTMQKNQSLIKDLQEGVRERAKKRLVNGEVIKVEAHPIPEHPRPRRVVGRMALVGDAAGYVTKSSGEGIYFAAKSGRMCAEEIVEASQGGNKIPSEDDLKKYIKKWDKKYGATYKVLEILQNIFYSNDGAREAFVEMCDDLDVQRLTFDSYLYKTVVAMKPLQQLKLTFMTLGSVLRGRALAPKTYKPVPSTVRDEKEVNKMLEISTIKGGIKVGAKKSK
- a CDS encoding M15 family metallopeptidase produces the protein MTLTSVFITIRSKSLQKLSISVRQNQLNSLISEDGLLLGHFPYAEAPKSDLISVYPGLEVHYDTFEALKKMRAAAAADGISLVFLSGFRSLDLQGQIFYENKSIRNQIAIERAKVSAPPGYSEHSTGYAIDLGDGTMRGTDFEVTFEDTPAFKWLKKYAAKYHFVLSFPKGNSQGVSYEPWHWRFEGTVDALREFEPANNRQRMERNSRSY